CCGGCGGGCTGTTCAGTCCCGTCGCCGGCCGGGTGCGCGGCATCTACCTCGGCGTCGCCACCCTGGCCCTGGTCTTCCTCGGACACCATGTCCTGCTCACCGCGGACTCCGTCACCGGCGGATTCAACGGCCGCTCGGTGCCACCCCTGGAAGTGGGCGGCTTCTCCTTCTCCGCCGACTCCGAACTCACCCTGCTGGGCGTGCCGTTCGGCGCCGAGGAACGACTGTGGTACCTCGGGCTCGCGCTGTTCGCGGTCACCTGGTTCACCGCCAGGGGGCTGCTGCGAGGCCGTCCCGGACGCGCCCTGGTGGCGCTGCGCGACAGCGAGACCGCGGCCGCCGTGATGGGCGTCGACGTCTCCCGCTACCGCTCGGCGGCCTTCGTGGTGTCGTCGATGTACGCGGGCCTGGCGGGCGTACTGCTCGCCCTCTCCTTCCGCCGTGTGGTGCCCGACTACTTCGGCCTCGTGCTGTCCGTCGACTACCTCGCCATGATCGTCATCGGCGGACTCGGATCGGTGGCCGGAGCCACCGTCGGCGCCGTGTTCGTCACCGCACTGCCGCTGCTGATGACCCGTTACGCCGACCAACTCCCGCTGGTGGCCGCCCCCGGCACCACCGACGGCACGGTAGGCCCCACCGAAGCGGCCCGCTACCTCTACGGCGCGTCGATCGTCCTGATCCTCCTCTTCGCCCCCGACGGCCTGCACGGCCTGGTCCGGCGGCTGCGCGCCCGTCTGCGCCGCCCCCGGACGGCACCACCACCCTCGAACGCCACCTCCCCTTCCCAACCGACCGCGCCAGCCGTACGAGCCAAGGAGCCCACCCCGTGAAGCCCTCGCACGACCACACACACCGCGCCGCACCGCGCAGCAGAACGCTCCTGGCCGCGGCACTCGCCGCCCTGCTGCTCGCAGGTACGGGATGCAGCTCCAAGGCCAACTCCTCCGACAGCGCGGGCGACGGCGCCGACGGCGTCAAGACCGGCCCCGGAGTCACCGACAAGACCATCAAGCTCGGCGCCCTCACGGACCTCACCGGGCCGTACGCGACCCTCGGCAAGAGCATCGTGCAGGCACAGCAGATGTGGGCCGACGAGGTCAACGCCGACGGAGGCATCTGCGACCGGCGAGTGGAGATCGTCGTCAAGGACCACGGCTACGACGTCCAGAAGGCCGTCACCGCCTACGCCGACATCTCCGCGGACGTCGTAGCCCTGCCCCAGGTCATCGGATCGCCCGTGATGGCCGCGCTGCTCGACGACATCGACCGGGACAAGGTGCTGACCTTCCCCCAGGCATGGGCCGCCTCCCTGCTGGACCGGGACTCCGTGCAGGTCCTGGGCACCACCTACGACATCGACATGATCGCCGCCGTCGACTTCCTCACCCGCACCAAGGGCTTGAAGAAGGGCGACAAGGTCGGCCACGTCTACTTCGAGGGCGACTACGGCGCGAACGCGCTGGAGGGCTCGCAGTGGGCCGGGAAGAAGGCGGGCCTGAAGGTCGTCGGCCAGAAGATCAAGGCCACCGACACCGATCTGTCCGCTCAGGTCTCGGCGCTGCGCAAGGAAGGCGTCAAGGCGATCCTGATCAGCGCCGGACCGGCCCAGACCGCCTCCCTGGTCGGAGTCGCCGCCTCCCGCGGTCTCAAGGTCC
The DNA window shown above is from Streptomyces chartreusis and carries:
- a CDS encoding ABC transporter substrate-binding protein; translation: MKPSHDHTHRAAPRSRTLLAAALAALLLAGTGCSSKANSSDSAGDGADGVKTGPGVTDKTIKLGALTDLTGPYATLGKSIVQAQQMWADEVNADGGICDRRVEIVVKDHGYDVQKAVTAYADISADVVALPQVIGSPVMAALLDDIDRDKVLTFPQAWAASLLDRDSVQVLGTTYDIDMIAAVDFLTRTKGLKKGDKVGHVYFEGDYGANALEGSQWAGKKAGLKVVGQKIKATDTDLSAQVSALRKEGVKAILISAGPAQTASLVGVAASRGLKVPVVSSAPGYAPQLMKTPAAPALAAMLNIVSAAPAASSDLPGVRKMVASYKKKYPDALVDAGVLSGYNAAQIMGADLKKACEGGSLAREDVVKAHRAQSNVDVGLGTAQNFSDKAQPASTSTYVHKPDAKAVGAAVNLEEAHTAPGVEEYLASREK
- a CDS encoding branched-chain amino acid ABC transporter permease, with amino-acid sequence MIRLGRTFAAVAVLCALPFYLDAFWLRIGLFSMAAAVGAVGLGLLSGTAGQLSLGHAFFLAVGAYGYVWLAGEPGPGLPTVVAAVLAVLLAGAAGGLFSPVAGRVRGIYLGVATLALVFLGHHVLLTADSVTGGFNGRSVPPLEVGGFSFSADSELTLLGVPFGAEERLWYLGLALFAVTWFTARGLLRGRPGRALVALRDSETAAAVMGVDVSRYRSAAFVVSSMYAGLAGVLLALSFRRVVPDYFGLVLSVDYLAMIVIGGLGSVAGATVGAVFVTALPLLMTRYADQLPLVAAPGTTDGTVGPTEAARYLYGASIVLILLFAPDGLHGLVRRLRARLRRPRTAPPPSNATSPSQPTAPAVRAKEPTP